In Chaetodon auriga isolate fChaAug3 chromosome 7, fChaAug3.hap1, whole genome shotgun sequence, a genomic segment contains:
- the LOC143323591 gene encoding nesprin-2 — protein sequence MSGFPPDPPPSERHDGDAASTETELLQDLSEPLFLSASSLNVEETQQVDGSWSQDGDLQGCGQLERRWILWHEFMKEHAHLDAWLRLAELAVSSSNPAHVTYATAKDEVRKFERLRREAGSRLVQLDSLTRRNRTLTRLFQGAMQARLLASARRCGARWDDVNAKLETISGQLKLFVSEWEGFEAEREELALWLADLDVRLNDVDHLTGNTCEKLRQLQSFQQCVCVNSGRVNVLLRRGEALIQRSQPADARHIESHLLELLRHCSLVYNNIARTHTRLLSMRLVFEDDWILSQATDSGCPSESLLEEEGALNKTNLDLPAASSRPEDPPSPVHLPPPPPSPSSPTHEHLGLEWDPSVDIGRSVSRDDADSSYFSASTGLYHRDGLKRRSYLSSLGSDFSHDEQEADLRLEGWLDHARPSVFSPIESDGGGAQLNGDQWVTSTPSRENSEPISFDGGRVRAWLGVQSPAPPETRTSCSRSVQTDGGVEVECYLEGSHVNAPDSQQGHDNTQQPFPAPSSSPSPDIKASSDWMKHQCRSNLQAEEEPSCPERLPSKQSVTSLSRDPSSLLSKALLCLLLAAALALLAFLIWVGLEPACQRSSRMPRSFHLTLRYVNGPPPT from the exons ATGTCTGGATTCCCGCCGGACCCACCGCCTTCAGAGCGCCACGATGGCGATGCCGCCTCCACTGAGACGGAGCTGCTTCAGGATCTGTCAGAGCCTCTTTTCCTCTCCGCCTCGTCTCTGAATGTGGAGGAAACGCAGCAGGTGGACGGCAGCTGGAGCCAAGACGGAGACCTGCAGGGATGTGGACA ACTGGAGAGGAGGTGGATCCTCTGGCACGAGTTTATGAAGGAACACGCCCACCTGGACGCCTGGCTGCGATTGGCCGAGCTGGCTGTCAGCTCCTCTAACCCCGCCCACGTTACCTATGCCACAGCGAAGGATGAAGTGAGGAAGTTTGAG AGGCTGCGCCGCGAAGCCGGATCGCGCCTCGTCCAGTTGGACAGTCTGACCCGCAGGAATCGAACGCTGACTCGGCTGTTCCAGGGCGCCATGCAGGCTCGGCTGCTGGCGTCAGCCAGGCGGTGCGGAGCGCGGTGGGACGACGTGAACGCCAAACTGGAAACCATCAGTGGACAGCTAAAG ctctttgtCTCAGAGTGGGAGGGGTttgaggcagagagggaggagctcGCTCTGTGGTTGGCTGACCTGGACGTCCGTCTGAACGATGTGGAtcacctgacaggaaacacctgTGAAAAGCTGAgacagctgcag tccttccagcagtgtgtgtgtgtgaactcgGGCCGCGTGAACGTCCTGCTGCGGCGCGGCGAGGCGTTGATCCAGCGCAGCCAGCCGGCTGACGCCCGGCACATTGAGAGCcacctgctggagctgctgcgcCACTGCAGCCTCGTCTACAACAACATCGCACGAACACACACCAGACTGCTGAGCATGAgactg gtctTTGAGGATGACTGGATTCTGTCTCAGGCTACAGACTCCGGTTGCCCTTCAGAGAGTCTAttagaggaggagggagcactTAATAAGACCAACCTGGACCTCCCTGCAGCGTCCAGCCGTCCTGAAG ACCCGCCCTCACCCGttcacctcccccctcctcctccctctccgtcctcgCCCACCCATGAGCACCTGGGGCTGGAGTGGGACCCGTCGGTTGACATCGGACGCTCTGTCTCCCGTGATGATGCCGACTCGTCGTATTTCAGCGCCAGCACAG gtcTGTATCACAGGGACGGTCTGAAGAGGCGGAGCTACCTCAGCTCCCTCGGCTCTGACTTCAGTCATGACGAGCAGGAAGCAGATCTG AGATTGGAGGGATGGCTCGACCACGCCCGCCCCAGTGTCTTCTCACCAATAGAGAGCGACGGGGGCGGGGCTCAGCTGAACGGAGACCAGTGGGTGACCTCGACTCCtagcagagaaaacagtgagcCAATCAGCTTTGACGGCGGGCGTGTGAGGGCGTGGCTGGGAGTACAGAGCCCCGCCCCTCCAGAGACGAGGACTTCCTGTTCCAGATCTGTGCAGACGGacgggggggtggaggtggag TGTTACCTGGAAGGAAGCCACGTCAACGCACCCGACAGCCAGCAGGGCCATGACAACACGCAACAGCCATTTCCCGCCCCCTCCTCTTCACCGTCACCTGACATAAAAGCCTCGTCTGATTGGATGAAGCACCAGTGTCGTTCAAATCTTCAG GCTGAAGAGGAGCCGTCGTGTCCTGAGCGTCTTCCCTCCAAACAAAG tgtGACCTCCCTCAGCAGAGACCCTTCCTCCCTGCTCTCCAAagccctcctctgcctcctcctggctgcagctctggctctCCTGGCCTTTCTGATCTGGGTCGGCTTGGAGCCAGCGTGTCAGCGTAGCAGCCGGATGCCTCGTAGCTTCCACCTAACGCTGAGATACGTCAACGGACCCCCGCCGACATGA